In the genome of Curtobacterium sp. MCLR17_036, the window TGCTGCTCCTCGCTCGGCTCGTCGCTCGGCTGCTCGTCCGTCGGCGTGGAGGGCGAGGAGGAGCCGGTCGGCGCGGGGGCCGTGTCGTCGCCGCCGTTCAGCGCGACGACCGCGACCGCGATGCCGACGAGCACCAGGACGACCACGACGATCGCGGTGATAATCGGCCCCTTGCGCCGACGCTCGCGGGGGTCCTCCGCCGCTCCCGGCGCCGGAGCGGTCGGTGGCGGCACGGTCGCCCCGCCACCGCCGGACGGACCGCGCCCCGACTGCGCGCCCATCACCGTGGTCGCGACGTCGTCCGAGGCGTTCGGGTGCTGGTCGAGGACCCGCGTCGCGTCGTCCGCAGCGGCGGCGCGGCTCGTCGGCATCGCACGCGTCGCGGCGTCCGCGTCGGCGGTCGGGAACGCCGCGGTCGCCGCTGCGGCTGCGGCTGCGGCGCCGGCGCCCGCGGCGGTGAGCGCCCCCGGGGCGGCGGGCAGGAGCTGGGTCGACGTTCCGGGGTCGTCGCGGCCGAGTGCCCGCAGCCGCTCGGCTGCCTCTGCTGCCGAGGGCCGGACGGCCGGGTCCTGCGCGGTCATCACGTGCAGGAGCGTGCGCCAGGCGGTCGGCAGGTGCTGGTCGATCGCGGGGCTGCGGGTGAGACGCGCGGTGGCGGACTCGATCGCGCTGCCCGGGAACGGCCGCTCGCCGGTCAGGCACTCGAGCAGCACGAGACCGAGCGCGTAGACGTCGGCCTTGCCGGTGATCTCCTGCGCCGTGACCTGCTCCGGAGCCAGGTAGGCGGCGGTCCCCATCACGGTGCCGGTGCCGGTCACACGCGACGCGTCGCGGAGCAGGGCGATGCCGAAGTCGGCGAGCTTGACGTGGCTGCCGTCGCGCTCGAGCAGCACGTTGGCGGGCTTCACGTCGCGGTGCACGATGCCCTGGGCGTGCACGGCGCCCAGCCCGTCGGCGACCTGGGCGCCGACGCGGGCGGCGGTCGTCGGGTCGAGCGGGCCCTCGCGCAGCCGGGTGGCGAGGTCGCTGCCCGGGACGAGCTCCATGATGAGGTACGAGTCGCCGTCGGCGTCGTCGAGCGCCGCGTCGTACAGGGTGACGAGGGCGGGGCTGCGGAGCGTCGCGAGGGTCTGGATCTCGGCCTCGGCACGGGCGCGTTCACCGTGGTCGACCGGTCCGATCCGGAACACCTTGACGGCGACCTCGCGGCCGAGCTGCTCGTCGACCGCGCGGTACACCGTGGCCATGCCACCGTGTCCGAGCGTGCCCGTGACGCGGTACCTGCCGCCGAAGACCCGTTCTTCCATGCCCGGCAACCTACCGGCAACTCCTGACCACGTGGCTCGGTGCCGTCGTGTGCGTGCCCGGCGTCGCGCTCCTGCTCACTCCGTGCGCGCGGCCGGGTCCGGTGCGGGTCCGGCGCCGTGGCGGAGCGCCGTCAGGTACAACCGGTGCGCCGTGACGACCAGTGACAACCAGGCGAGCCCGAGCGCCCAGGCGGCGAGCACGTCGGTGAGCCAGTGGTGCCCGAGGAACACCCGCGAGGCCCCGACCGACAGCACGAACAGGGTGCCGGCGACGATGGTCCACACCCGCGTCACCGCCCGCGACTCCCGCAGGAGCAGCAGGTAGACGATGGTGCCGACGATCACGGTGGCGTTCAGCGTGTGCCCGGACGGGAACGACGGCGAGTGCTCGTAGGGCGGCACCGCGTCGCTGAGCGGCGGGCGGGCCCGGCCGATCAGGTCCTTGCCCGCGATCGTCATGAGGAGCGAGCCGCCGCTCGCCGCGACGAGCAGGACCACCGGCGTCCACGCCCGGCGCTGGATCGTGAAGCCGACCAGGAACCCGACCGCGACGACGGGCATGCCGATCGTGCCGGCCACGTCGGTCCACCACGTCACGAGGCGGTCGGCCGCGGGCGACCGCAGCGAGATCGCCCAGTCGAGCACCGGGCGGTCGAGCACGGCGACGTCGTCGGCCTCGCGGACGGCGTCGAACACCGCCGAGGCGAGCCACGTGGCGACGACCGCCACGGCGAGCCCGACGGCCAGGGTCAGCAGCAGGAGCGGCATCGCGCCGTACCGCTGCCCGAGCGCCGTCCACCCGCGAGCCGTCGCACGGCCGACTCGGGTGCGCCAGCGGGTCAGGTCGACCTGTCCGAGCGTGCGGTCGGCGGCCTCGCCCCGTTCGGTGTGCATCGGACCAGCCTGCTCGTGACGGGCTGTGAGGGTCAGTCCCCGGCCCCGGCCCCGGCAGCCTGTCCGCGCTCGTCGAGGAACGCGCTGACCCGGGCGTGGGTGGCGCCGAGCTGCTCGAGCTGCCGCGCGAGCCGGTCCCGGACCGGTCCGAGCTGCTCGGCCAACCGGTCGTGTGCGGCCCCGGGGGCGTCCCCGGTGCAGCCGAGGACGGACCGGACCACCTCGCGGGGGAAGTCCATGCCGAACAGCATGCTGATCGTCTGCGCACGCTCGACCGCGGCGTCGTCGTACTCGCGGTACCCGTTCGACTCGCGGTCGGCCGTGATGAGGCCGTGCTGCTCGTAGTAGCGCAGCGACCGCGCGCTGACCCCGCTGCGACGGCTCAGCTCACCGATCCTCATCGGACGCTTGACCTTGACACGGTGTCAGCCTATAGCGTCGCGATCGATCCGGCCGAGCACCGTCCGGACGATCGGAGGAGACCCGTGCACACCACCCTGTCGGTCGACGGCCGGACCCGCTCCCTCACGGTCGTCGGTGACCCCGACGGACCGGTCGGACGAGCGCTCGTCCTCGTGTTCCACGGGTCGAAGCAGGACGGCTCGACGCACCGTCGGTCCACCGGGGGCGCACTCGACCGGCTCGCCGACGCGGGGCGGGCCGTGGTGGTCTACCTCGACGGCCACCGCGGGAACTGGAACGACGCCCGGGCAGCGAGCGCGTTCCCGGCCAGGACCGAGGGGATCGACGACGTCGCGTTCGCCCGTGCCGTCGTCGACGCCGTCGCCGCGAGCCACCGGATCGACCGCGCCCGGGTCGTCGGGGTCGGCTACTCGAACGGCGGGCAGATGGTGTTCCGCCTGCTGCACGAGCAGTCGCAGGTGCTCGCCGGGGCCGTGGTCGTCGCAGCCGCCATGCCGGACCGTGACGGCTTCCTCGGCGACTTCTCGACGACGACCGAGCACGCCGTCCCGGTCACGCTCGCCGCCGGCACCGCGGACCGCATCGTCCCGTTCGGTGGCGGGCGGATGGCCTGGTGGGCGCGGCGCCTGTTCCGCGTCGACGGCACGACGCTGTCCGCGGACGCGACGGCGCGCTACTTCGCGCAGCGGAACGGGATCGACACGGCCCCGGTGGTGTCCGACGTCCCCGCTCCGACGGACGGGCGCCGCGGCCCCCGGACGGAGCAGTCGACGTGGTCCGCCCCGGGCCGCCCACCGGTCGTCCTGTACACGGTGCACGGCGGCGGCCACACCGTTCCCGGGCCGGTGGCCGCCCCCGCGGTGCTCGGCAGGACGGGCAGTGCCCGCGGCGTGGACGAGATGACCGAACAGGTGCTCGACGCCCTCGACGGCGGACACCCGGCCGCCTGACCGGGCCCGCCCCGTTCCGCGCAGCTCCGGCGGGTCCGTCACGGACGCGTCGTCGCTCCGGGCCGTCCTACCGGGTGTACTCGACGATGACGTTCGAGCCGCCGAAGCCGAGCGGTTCGTGGGCGGTGAAGCCCTCGCCGCGGAGCACCGCGGCGACCTTCGCGCGCTCGCCGGGGTCGTCGCCGACGTACCAGACGGTCCGCAGCCCCTCGGTGTCCGCCGCGGAGTTCACGGCACCGTGCAGCCGGGCGAAGAAGTAGCCCTGGTCGGCGGCGCTCGTCTTGGTCCAGAGGTCGCGGAGGCCGTCCGTGGCCGCCGGGTACGCCGTCGTCAGCTGGTCGGCCGGCCGCCGCATCCTGCCGAGGACCAACCCCGCCGGCTCGGCCTCACCACGGCGGGCCTCGGTGAGCTGCCGGGCGGCGCTCGCCAGGTCGGTGGTCTTCGGTGGCGCGGTCCGGATGCTCCACCAGACCTGACCGGCCGGCACGAGGAACGCCAGCAGCAGGACACCGCTCACGATGCCCCGGGCGAACGGCAGCAGCGCGACGACGCCCGCGGCGACGAGGACCGCCAGGGCCGGCGCCGAGAACGTCAGGTAGCGCCCGACGTAGACCGGGGTGACGAAGCGGGACGCCGCGAGCAGCGCGACCGTCGGCAGGACCAGCCAGGGCAGCAGCACGACCAGCGCGTCGGATCGGCGGCGGAGCGCGGCGACCACGCCGACGGCGACGAGCAGCCAGGCGACCACCGCGACCGCGGTGACGGACGACCGGTTCGTCTCGACGAGGCTGAAGTCGAAGAACTGCAACCGCCACGCGCTCTCGACGGCCCCGCGCAGCGACGGCGGCCGCAGCCAGTCGATCTGCGCCGCCTGGCCCGCGGCGGCCCGCGCGAACGGGACCGCTGCCAGCGCCGCCGCGACCACGGCCGCAGCGGCGCCCACGAGCCCGACCCAGCGCACCCGCGGGGCGGCCAGGAACCGCAGCAGGACGCTGAGGGCGTGACACGCGACCACGAGGGCCGCCCAGAGGAACACGAGCACGGACAGGTACGCGACCAGGGCGTACGCGACCCACCACGCGACGACCACGGCGGGGTGGCGCCGGGCGTCGGCGGCGTCGAGCGCCCGGACGAGCAGCAGCGTCGCCGCGACGGCGAGCAGCAGCTCGAAGGCCGGTGACCGTCCGAGGGTGCCGGCGGCCGCCACGACGGGCACGAACGGCAGCACGACCGCCGCGACCGTCGCGGTGGCGAGCGAGGTCAGGCGCTCGGCGAGGAGCACGAGCAGCCCGGTGGCGACGCCGATCGCGAGCGCGGAGGGGAACCGCAGGGCGAACGGGCTGTACCCGACGAGGTCGAACCAGCAGTGCATCAGCACGTAGTAGGCGGCGTGCACGAGGTCGATCTCGCCCACCAGCTCGCCGAACGCGTGCCAGGACCGGGTCGACGCGGCGATCGTCGCCGTCTCGTCGAGCCAGATCGTCCGGTGGGTGAGCGCGATGACGCTCACGAGCGTCCCGAACAGGGTCGCAGCACCTGCGACGGCGAGCTGGGCCGTCCTCCGGTTCGATCGTCTGAGGTCGCCGAGCACGCAGAACAGCGTAGGGGCCGCGGGGCCACGGCCCGGACGGCCGGGTCAGTCCTTCGCGTCCGAGTAGGCCCCGACCACCGCCACCGAGAGCGGGAACGTCACCGGGAAGTCCCCGAACAGCAGCCGTCCGGCGTCGACCGCGGCGGCGCGGACCTGTGTCGCGACCCACTCGGCGTGCTCCTGCGGCGTGTGCACCACGATCTCGTCGTGCACGAAGAACACCAGGTGCGGGCCGTCCGTCACCGGCCCCGGGAACCGTGCGGCGAGCCGGGACCGCAGCGACCCCATCCAGGCGAGGGCCCACTCGGCGGCGGTCCCCTGCACCACGAAGTTGCGGGTGAACCGGCCCCAGCTGCGGGCCCGGGACTCGACGGCCCGCTGCATCGCCGGGGTGCCGTCCACCGTGTAGGCCTGGTTGCGTGCCGCGAACCAGGCATCGTCCGGCACGGGCGAGGTCCGACCGAGCAGGGTCGTCACCGGTTCGCCGCGCTCGCCCGCCCGGGCCGCTCGGGAGACGAGTCCGAGGGCGGCCGGGAACGCCCGTTCGAGCCGCGGCACGAGCCGCCCGCCCTCGCCCTGGGTCGCGCCGTACATCGCGCCGAGCATCGCGCCCTTGGCCTGCTGCCGGGTCTCGACCGCGCCGGAGGCGACCACGCCGTCGTACAGGTCGCGGCCGTCGCCGGCGGACGCCATCGCCCGGTCCCCCGCCATCGCCGCGAGCACCCGCGGCTCGAGCTGCGCGGCGTCGGCGACGACGAGCTGCCAGCCGTCGTCCGCCACGACCGCGGCGCGGATGCCCTTCGGCAGCTGCATCGCTCCCCCGCCGTCGGCCGCCCACCGCCCGGTGACGACGCCGCCGACGACGTACTTCGGGTGGAACCGGCCGTCGCGGACCCACTCGTCGAGCCACGTCCAGCCGTTGGCGGTGAGCAGCCGCGCGAGGCGCTTGTACTCGAGCAGCGGCTCGATGACCGGGTGCTCGATCTCCTGCAGCTCCCACTTCCGGGTGCTCGTCACCATGAGCCCGGCCCGGCGGAGGGCACGGAGCACGTCGGCCGGCGAGTCCGGGTTGAGCGCGGGGTCGTCGAGTCGCTCGCGCACCACGGCGGCGATCTCCTCGAGCCGGCGGGGCCGCACGCCGTACGGCACGCGGGGGCCGAGGGCGTCCTCGAGCAGGCGTTCGTGCACGTCCGCCCGCCAGGGCAGCCCGGCGTGCAGCATCTCGGCCGCGACGAGCGCCCCCGCGGACTCCGCCGTGACGAGCAGCCGCAGGGCGCCCGGCGCCGTCGACCCGGCGATCGCCTCGGTCTGCGCCCGGAACTCCGCCACCGGGTCGACGGCGTCGTCGGCGACGGACACGGCGAACAGGGCGTCGTCGAACAGCTGGGCCTGCGTCGGTCGGGTCACCCGGGGCTCGGTCGGCGGTGCGTCGAGGGCGTCGGCGGGTGCCGCGGCGAGGGTGGACCCCCGGGCGGCGAGCGCAGCACGGAGGACCCGGCGGCCCAGCCGCAGGTCGACGCAACGCCCGACCCGCCCACCGGCCGCGAGCACGGCCGGGTACCACCGCGCCGTGTCGTCCCAGACCCAGCGCACGGCCGGGCCGTCGTGCGCGACGACGAACGCCGGCAGGTCCGGTTCGGCGAACCGGGCCGGATCGCCGTCCGGCGCCCCGGCGTCGGTCAGGGGCGTCGCGGAGACGCCGCCGTCGACACGGCGCAGGACGAGGTGCACGGAACGATCATGCCGTGTCCCACCGTCACCGTCCGACGGCGGCGGGGTCAGTCCTCCTGCGGCGGCCCCGGCCGGACGGCCGCGGTGTCGGCGATGTCGATCCGGACGTCGCCGTCCGGTGCGTGGGAGACCTCGACACGGGGGTCGGCGTCGTGCGCGTCGGACCCGGACATCCGGCGGAAGGTGTCCTGTCGACGTTCCTCGAAGGTCATGTCGACGCCGTCGTCGAGGTGGTCGTGGTCGGGCTTCGTCATGCCGTGCACGGTACGCGGCCCGGCCCCGGAACGGTCAGGCGACGGGGGCGGTGCCGGTGCGTTCCGTCCAGTGCCCACCGCTCGCCCAGCGGTCGAGGACCGCGGCACGCAACCGACCGGTCGGCGCAGAGGCGCGGGCGGTCGCGAGCGGCACGCCGAACACGAACTTCGCGACGCTGTCGTCGCCCTCCGCCGCGTCGTGCGGACCGGGCGGGTCGAGCCGGAAGCGCCGTGCGAAGCGCACCGTGTTCGCGTCCGGCCCGAGCACGGCCGCCAGCCCCGGGTCGAGCAGCCACGAGCGGCACCGCCACCGCTCGGCGACGCGGTCCGGTGCGAGCCGCCGGAGCAGTCCGGGCGCGCGGGCGAAGGACCGGTCGCAGTCCTCGGGATCGAGCGGCCCGGTCTCCGGGACGTGCACGCCCCAGGCCGGGGAACCGTCGGCCAGGTGGTCGCCGAGTTCGAACTGGAGGCGCCCCACGGCCACCAC includes:
- a CDS encoding glycosyltransferase family 39 protein codes for the protein MLGDLRRSNRRTAQLAVAGAATLFGTLVSVIALTHRTIWLDETATIAASTRSWHAFGELVGEIDLVHAAYYVLMHCWFDLVGYSPFALRFPSALAIGVATGLLVLLAERLTSLATATVAAVVLPFVPVVAAAGTLGRSPAFELLLAVAATLLLVRALDAADARRHPAVVVAWWVAYALVAYLSVLVFLWAALVVACHALSVLLRFLAAPRVRWVGLVGAAAAVVAAALAAVPFARAAAGQAAQIDWLRPPSLRGAVESAWRLQFFDFSLVETNRSSVTAVAVVAWLLVAVGVVAALRRRSDALVVLLPWLVLPTVALLAASRFVTPVYVGRYLTFSAPALAVLVAAGVVALLPFARGIVSGVLLLAFLVPAGQVWWSIRTAPPKTTDLASAARQLTEARRGEAEPAGLVLGRMRRPADQLTTAYPAATDGLRDLWTKTSAADQGYFFARLHGAVNSAADTEGLRTVWYVGDDPGERAKVAAVLRGEGFTAHEPLGFGGSNVIVEYTR
- a CDS encoding serine/threonine-protein kinase — translated: MEERVFGGRYRVTGTLGHGGMATVYRAVDEQLGREVAVKVFRIGPVDHGERARAEAEIQTLATLRSPALVTLYDAALDDADGDSYLIMELVPGSDLATRLREGPLDPTTAARVGAQVADGLGAVHAQGIVHRDVKPANVLLERDGSHVKLADFGIALLRDASRVTGTGTVMGTAAYLAPEQVTAQEITGKADVYALGLVLLECLTGERPFPGSAIESATARLTRSPAIDQHLPTAWRTLLHVMTAQDPAVRPSAAEAAERLRALGRDDPGTSTQLLPAAPGALTAAGAGAAAAAAAATAAFPTADADAATRAMPTSRAAAADDATRVLDQHPNASDDVATTVMGAQSGRGPSGGGGATVPPPTAPAPGAAEDPRERRRKGPIITAIVVVVLVLVGIAVAVVALNGGDDTAPAPTGSSSPSTPTDEQPSDEPSEEQQPSQPVEQQPSEPAEQPSQPQQPSEVPSEEPSEPAVPSQAPVGPEPSAPASNPVQEPQDGDGAADQAPVDAPAPADAAPADAAPDAAAPDAAAADAG
- a CDS encoding PHB depolymerase family esterase, which codes for MHTTLSVDGRTRSLTVVGDPDGPVGRALVLVFHGSKQDGSTHRRSTGGALDRLADAGRAVVVYLDGHRGNWNDARAASAFPARTEGIDDVAFARAVVDAVAASHRIDRARVVGVGYSNGGQMVFRLLHEQSQVLAGAVVVAAAMPDRDGFLGDFSTTTEHAVPVTLAAGTADRIVPFGGGRMAWWARRLFRVDGTTLSADATARYFAQRNGIDTAPVVSDVPAPTDGRRGPRTEQSTWSAPGRPPVVLYTVHGGGHTVPGPVAAPAVLGRTGSARGVDEMTEQVLDALDGGHPAA
- a CDS encoding MerR family transcriptional regulator; this encodes MRIGELSRRSGVSARSLRYYEQHGLITADRESNGYREYDDAAVERAQTISMLFGMDFPREVVRSVLGCTGDAPGAAHDRLAEQLGPVRDRLARQLEQLGATHARVSAFLDERGQAAGAGAGD
- a CDS encoding phosphatase PAP2 family protein, which encodes MHTERGEAADRTLGQVDLTRWRTRVGRATARGWTALGQRYGAMPLLLLTLAVGLAVAVVATWLASAVFDAVREADDVAVLDRPVLDWAISLRSPAADRLVTWWTDVAGTIGMPVVAVGFLVGFTIQRRAWTPVVLLVAASGGSLLMTIAGKDLIGRARPPLSDAVPPYEHSPSFPSGHTLNATVIVGTIVYLLLLRESRAVTRVWTIVAGTLFVLSVGASRVFLGHHWLTDVLAAWALGLAWLSLVVTAHRLYLTALRHGAGPAPDPAARTE
- a CDS encoding bifunctional 3'-5' exonuclease/DNA polymerase; its protein translation is MHLVLRRVDGGVSATPLTDAGAPDGDPARFAEPDLPAFVVAHDGPAVRWVWDDTARWYPAVLAAGGRVGRCVDLRLGRRVLRAALAARGSTLAAAPADALDAPPTEPRVTRPTQAQLFDDALFAVSVADDAVDPVAEFRAQTEAIAGSTAPGALRLLVTAESAGALVAAEMLHAGLPWRADVHERLLEDALGPRVPYGVRPRRLEEIAAVVRERLDDPALNPDSPADVLRALRRAGLMVTSTRKWELQEIEHPVIEPLLEYKRLARLLTANGWTWLDEWVRDGRFHPKYVVGGVVTGRWAADGGGAMQLPKGIRAAVVADDGWQLVVADAAQLEPRVLAAMAGDRAMASAGDGRDLYDGVVASGAVETRQQAKGAMLGAMYGATQGEGGRLVPRLERAFPAALGLVSRAARAGERGEPVTTLLGRTSPVPDDAWFAARNQAYTVDGTPAMQRAVESRARSWGRFTRNFVVQGTAAEWALAWMGSLRSRLAARFPGPVTDGPHLVFFVHDEIVVHTPQEHAEWVATQVRAAAVDAGRLLFGDFPVTFPLSVAVVGAYSDAKD